Proteins from one Erysipelothrix larvae genomic window:
- a CDS encoding DUF4177 domain-containing protein translates to MKQFEYRVVYSDITTDPSLVYDLNEMGKDGWELASISNHPQVGGVEKNIFGIAKKSVLVFKREIVEP, encoded by the coding sequence ATGAAACAATTCGAATATAGAGTTGTATATTCTGATATTACAACCGATCCTTCTTTAGTTTATGACCTAAATGAGATGGGGAAAGATGGATGGGAACTTGCTTCCATTAGCAATCATCCTCAAGTTGGGGGTGTTGAAAAGAATATATTTGGAATCGCAAAGAAAAGCGTTCTTGTTTTCAAACGCGAGATTGTTGAACCATAA
- a CDS encoding helix-turn-helix domain-containing protein — protein sequence MFKRLFYALNNNKQFSRKVQVLYYLSSVHSSVSIIELAEHVECSIPTLRSDIRELNEELPPYMRVESLGKNGYFLSYPEGLSIPKITMELAKNTDVYKIIDGLFHNEIYTFDELTYNLFISPFTLKRTLSHINEELKQFNISLSTSTVEFKGGESDIRYFFYAFYSDFNDLTVTDPDYETNSPTYQLLLETASNYNGKKLHLNYFRTTLWFMILKQRLSTQNTLTIKTPYSIESKSLDNYQGFKTCVQQAFSDQFNLDDVSEDEIRWLYLIMLHCVSYSELNYETFVFHREVTDDFLKRVDNFLSLEFDASIMSSAYIENMRSFLINLRSLSQISPSFQKLSLATRIFTKESINKFYLTWMEHLKTKHAQDVFEITNTQDVASALAMLHFSLLSHLKQNEVKILFSFQGEPGYDDFLIQATYFMIPHSTKPQYIFNEPITFEKIKDNQIDLVVANYDIPNSEDIPCPVVRLSYIPNLAEWTHLRNLILDIATHKS from the coding sequence ATGTTTAAACGTTTATTCTACGCGCTCAACAACAACAAACAATTCAGCCGTAAAGTCCAAGTACTTTACTACTTGTCTTCAGTGCACTCTTCAGTCAGTATCATTGAACTGGCAGAACACGTTGAATGTTCCATTCCAACCCTTCGTTCCGACATTCGAGAACTCAATGAAGAGCTCCCACCCTATATGCGCGTGGAATCCTTAGGGAAAAACGGTTACTTTTTAAGTTATCCTGAAGGACTTTCAATCCCTAAAATTACCATGGAACTTGCAAAGAATACTGATGTTTATAAGATTATAGATGGGCTCTTTCACAATGAAATTTATACCTTTGATGAACTAACCTATAACCTGTTTATTTCACCCTTTACTCTAAAACGCACCTTATCCCATATTAATGAAGAATTGAAACAATTTAATATTTCTCTGTCCACATCGACTGTAGAATTTAAAGGCGGTGAATCGGATATTCGCTACTTTTTCTATGCCTTTTATTCAGACTTCAACGACCTAACTGTTACCGATCCTGACTATGAAACAAACAGTCCAACCTATCAACTGCTTTTAGAAACTGCATCCAATTATAATGGTAAAAAGCTGCATCTCAATTACTTTAGAACAACCTTGTGGTTTATGATTCTAAAACAACGCCTAAGTACTCAAAACACCTTAACGATCAAAACACCCTATTCAATTGAATCCAAGTCTTTGGATAATTATCAGGGATTCAAGACCTGTGTTCAACAGGCTTTTTCAGATCAGTTTAATCTGGATGATGTTTCTGAAGATGAAATTCGATGGCTTTATTTAATCATGCTTCATTGTGTTTCCTATAGTGAATTGAATTATGAAACCTTTGTATTTCACCGCGAAGTAACAGATGACTTCTTAAAGCGCGTCGATAACTTTTTATCCTTAGAATTTGATGCATCAATAATGTCAAGTGCCTACATTGAAAACATGCGTTCGTTCTTAATCAATCTTAGATCCTTATCGCAAATCTCCCCTTCTTTTCAAAAGCTCTCATTAGCAACACGAATCTTTACCAAAGAATCCATTAACAAGTTTTATTTAACGTGGATGGAACATTTAAAAACCAAACACGCTCAAGATGTGTTTGAAATCACCAATACTCAAGATGTTGCCTCTGCACTCGCTATGCTTCATTTCTCTTTGTTGAGTCATTTAAAACAAAATGAAGTGAAGATTTTATTCTCCTTTCAAGGAGAACCGGGTTATGATGATTTCTTAATCCAAGCAACCTATTTTATGATTCCACATTCCACAAAACCACAATACATCTTCAATGAACCCATTACCTTTGAGAAAATCAAAGACAATCAGATTGATTTGGTCGTAGCGAATTATGACATTCCCAATTCTGAAGATATCCCGTGTCCTGTCGTACGCTTGTCCTATATTCCCAATCTTGCGGAATGGACGCACTTGCGTAATCTTATTCTTGATATCGCAACGCATAAATCTTAA
- a CDS encoding MBG domain-containing protein codes for MKDKRLSNVLVSCFMFLIMVASSISFFNVRAEDVVCSELSPVEGFVKRETYARFFDENMEEYATKYLLEFYVQGRLNTTLSRVVEDGKPYTILERDLPKHESKCWRVIEVTRNFEASDVYGLGSVLTYSRDFRNVLIRLVPFDEPDHIVEHRVDFMVGQDVFTSIMVRDGNVVNMPKETPPKPNYKLQFKGWFIDEDLLIPFDSTEPIIGYLKLYAGFKNTFTVTFKDASGEVYDIREGEIGRGIDAPSQNPKSLVEGMDFQFWMNESDRSDAMVDFPLGVYKDITLIPYFSNESTVNFYSSNTLIDSQHVKVGESIQNFPTPQNEGYHFEGWGLKADASWENQEDFFDVTTPITSPIQLFAIWRPLIVSYRVDYYVEKLNFKGRPGTNLHNYQHTASVNIDESNSSVYAGTVIDGDQLRDYANQYFTDATNGTLGTHDVSSLNLDLLFSEFSFGASTIIQGDGSSIIQVYYTRIPLSVRFDLGSSFEAIEINGEVYHQSQSVYTLIAKYGQDISELFPGQSNVWNKDGNQFESWSVVGTQNAVGQDVKVLGSPSTFPYWLVPVNYETNRLITLKANVAVNSEQASRHVYVSVSEQHLKNVPISEVFELSQVEGLKVLAPHFIRHEGVTYEHVDKYDETFIVSNGLQSSSDALPVISGQTFHSSHIVNHVEMKRVSQFIFYTRDEVALHFDPMQGSLEPAEKVMAIPSGDTISQWLKDHEMDLPVPKHPKENHQFLGWYTTNNPNNALEFDPQSKMPTQKWTVFALYEPNVNSVEIYSSTLDGNYIDFQSINHGEPVKEISKFKKGYYYDGLGQFIGWGVYAPDLIQYNFNEAVYKDLQIYGMWKNNDFRITYDLGDGLGMAPVDTNTYQFNDRVSLPQRLDIRNSKGDCLVGWVDTKSNEFYDPDIRYRIQYDTIFKAVYLPQNSDVSTVEYHENNDSEGQRLTYVLLVNDVLNRTFDKGYFEREGYVQIGWSTTSSGPVDIGLYEIIQLNDTIRKNDLGDIILFAVWEKIPTYSITFLIEKTGGGTFIKDEQSLDTIRFDEIKIGQKFKDIVTEYPKVQADEDYVFSHWSFDQVEAEPMYVQQNLVVYAHFVQTKTLDLSLVTLTPSTKTYSEQDPTYQVEWPFDAPQEHFDFITNREAGETVRETPYEVTLSIRPKPRYERFYTMVNAVAPSTLSILPLNVSVSPQDNEKTYGMDDPEILSAVSVDFEVLEHAMADFKKPEVVFTVERDIGENAGDYEINVHPISDPNYTFTTHKAIFRIHKQTTPLVLEAPNLSKIYGDPDPTQTELIKGVTGKNLSLRDTFEALKLSVSREPGEGANVYKTTVNFDPIVYENYASVEVVDGTLTIDKRNITLHVDNLPQGDTVLYQDSILPPLRARLDQNTPLAFNDEALNYEVYLVDYEGSFDKMTYDISCRFDPEDLVNRNYNIKVVKGTLTLREKPVVPSPPESSKDREVGPEKVKPPVPNVPETGEETNQSSSEKTPDSKSYETTKEPDVQKDAISPPVNKEAVIEHGNKGVVIEHGNKGEVVEQGNKDAVVEPGKKEEVVEPSKKENTVPVDRTSDLNFTQNTTWSLVNLAVALCTFISACLLALGLIKQTKLKGELSDEDSPTMYWTHVRTWQILSVLGGLSAGILFIITQDMVGKMVLSDRWTPYMVALLGIQGVCGLIGYLKKKRAHDLNNEK; via the coding sequence ATGAAGGATAAACGATTATCGAATGTGTTGGTATCATGTTTTATGTTTTTAATCATGGTTGCGTCGTCAATTTCTTTTTTTAATGTACGGGCAGAAGATGTTGTCTGTAGTGAATTATCGCCTGTGGAAGGGTTTGTGAAAAGAGAGACTTATGCGCGTTTTTTTGATGAAAACATGGAAGAATATGCGACGAAATATTTATTGGAGTTTTATGTACAGGGGCGTCTTAACACAACGCTTTCTCGTGTAGTTGAAGATGGTAAACCGTATACGATTTTAGAGCGTGATTTACCCAAACATGAATCAAAGTGTTGGCGTGTTATTGAGGTGACACGTAATTTTGAAGCATCAGATGTCTATGGGTTGGGGAGTGTCTTAACCTACAGTCGTGATTTTAGGAATGTCTTAATACGTCTAGTTCCGTTTGATGAACCTGATCATATCGTGGAGCATCGTGTTGATTTTATGGTAGGACAGGATGTGTTTACATCAATTATGGTTCGTGATGGGAATGTTGTAAACATGCCAAAAGAGACACCACCTAAACCGAATTATAAATTGCAGTTTAAGGGATGGTTTATTGATGAGGATCTTTTGATTCCTTTTGATAGTACTGAACCGATAATTGGTTATTTGAAGCTTTATGCAGGGTTCAAAAACACCTTCACAGTAACGTTTAAGGATGCTTCGGGTGAGGTTTATGATATACGTGAGGGTGAAATTGGTAGAGGGATTGATGCGCCGTCGCAAAACCCAAAATCGCTGGTTGAGGGTATGGATTTTCAATTTTGGATGAATGAAAGCGATCGCAGCGATGCTATGGTTGATTTCCCACTTGGAGTATATAAAGACATAACCCTGATTCCTTATTTTAGTAATGAGAGTACTGTGAATTTTTATTCAAGTAATACGTTAATTGATTCTCAACACGTTAAAGTGGGTGAATCGATACAAAACTTCCCAACGCCACAAAATGAAGGGTATCATTTTGAAGGGTGGGGGTTGAAGGCGGATGCTTCATGGGAAAATCAAGAAGATTTCTTTGATGTGACGACACCGATAACCAGTCCAATACAGTTATTTGCGATATGGCGTCCCTTGATTGTTTCATATAGAGTTGATTACTATGTTGAGAAATTGAACTTTAAAGGGCGACCTGGGACTAATCTACATAATTATCAACATACTGCAAGCGTTAATATTGATGAATCAAACAGTAGTGTCTATGCAGGTACTGTAATCGATGGAGATCAACTTCGTGATTATGCAAATCAGTATTTTACCGATGCAACGAATGGTACACTTGGCACACATGACGTCAGCAGCTTGAATCTTGATTTGTTGTTTTCTGAGTTTAGTTTTGGTGCTTCTACTATCATCCAAGGGGATGGTTCATCCATCATCCAGGTATACTATACACGCATCCCATTAAGTGTTCGTTTTGATTTAGGATCGAGTTTTGAAGCAATTGAGATTAATGGGGAAGTCTATCATCAATCACAATCTGTTTATACTTTAATTGCGAAATATGGTCAAGATATCAGTGAACTCTTTCCAGGACAAAGTAATGTGTGGAATAAAGATGGGAATCAATTTGAATCGTGGTCCGTAGTTGGGACACAGAATGCTGTGGGTCAGGATGTTAAGGTTCTTGGTTCACCTTCAACGTTCCCCTATTGGTTGGTTCCTGTTAACTATGAAACCAATCGGTTAATCACATTAAAAGCAAATGTTGCTGTCAATAGCGAACAAGCCAGTCGTCATGTTTATGTGTCAGTCAGTGAACAACACTTAAAAAATGTGCCGATATCAGAAGTTTTTGAGTTGAGTCAAGTAGAAGGTCTTAAAGTGTTGGCACCACACTTCATACGCCATGAAGGTGTTACTTATGAACATGTGGATAAATATGATGAAACATTTATTGTATCCAATGGATTGCAATCCAGTAGTGATGCACTCCCAGTCATTAGCGGTCAAACCTTTCATTCCAGTCATATAGTGAACCATGTCGAAATGAAGCGTGTCTCTCAATTCATTTTTTACACGCGAGATGAAGTCGCGCTTCACTTTGATCCAATGCAAGGATCACTTGAGCCCGCTGAGAAGGTCATGGCTATCCCATCGGGTGATACGATATCACAGTGGCTTAAGGATCATGAGATGGATCTTCCAGTGCCAAAGCATCCAAAAGAGAATCATCAGTTTTTAGGGTGGTATACGACCAATAATCCAAACAATGCGTTAGAATTTGATCCTCAAAGTAAGATGCCGACACAAAAGTGGACCGTGTTTGCCTTATATGAACCAAACGTGAATTCAGTTGAGATCTATTCCAGCACTCTTGATGGCAATTATATAGACTTCCAATCCATTAATCATGGGGAGCCTGTGAAAGAGATTTCTAAGTTCAAGAAGGGGTATTATTATGATGGATTGGGGCAATTCATAGGATGGGGTGTCTATGCACCAGATTTGATTCAATATAACTTTAATGAAGCCGTATATAAAGATCTACAAATATATGGGATGTGGAAAAACAACGACTTTAGAATTACTTATGACTTGGGGGATGGTTTAGGTATGGCTCCAGTCGATACGAATACCTATCAATTCAATGATCGTGTTTCTTTACCACAGAGATTGGATATTCGCAATTCTAAGGGTGATTGTTTAGTGGGTTGGGTTGATACGAAGTCCAATGAATTCTATGACCCGGATATACGTTATCGCATTCAATACGATACAATCTTTAAGGCAGTGTATCTTCCACAAAATTCTGATGTATCAACGGTAGAATATCATGAAAATAATGATTCAGAAGGACAGAGATTAACGTATGTCCTTTTGGTAAATGATGTGCTGAATCGAACGTTTGATAAGGGATACTTTGAAAGAGAAGGGTATGTTCAAATTGGGTGGTCTACTACCTCTAGTGGTCCTGTTGACATTGGTCTATATGAAATAATCCAGTTGAATGATACAATCCGTAAGAACGACTTGGGAGATATAATATTATTTGCAGTGTGGGAGAAAATTCCTACCTATTCAATCACCTTTTTGATTGAAAAGACGGGTGGTGGGACGTTCATTAAGGATGAACAAAGTCTTGATACGATTCGTTTTGACGAAATCAAAATTGGTCAGAAGTTTAAAGATATTGTGACTGAGTATCCTAAAGTACAGGCAGATGAGGATTATGTATTCTCACATTGGAGCTTTGATCAAGTAGAGGCCGAGCCGATGTATGTTCAACAAAACCTTGTCGTTTATGCTCATTTTGTACAAACCAAGACGTTGGATTTAAGCTTAGTGACCCTGACGCCATCAACAAAGACATACAGTGAACAAGACCCAACTTATCAGGTTGAATGGCCCTTTGATGCACCACAGGAACATTTTGATTTTATCACCAATCGTGAAGCAGGTGAAACGGTACGCGAAACACCTTATGAAGTAACACTCAGCATTCGACCAAAACCTCGATATGAACGATTTTATACAATGGTGAATGCCGTAGCACCAAGCACACTAAGTATTTTACCGTTAAATGTGAGTGTGAGTCCACAGGACAATGAGAAGACATATGGAATGGATGATCCAGAGATATTGAGTGCTGTATCTGTTGACTTTGAAGTGCTTGAGCATGCAATGGCTGATTTTAAGAAACCTGAAGTTGTCTTCACGGTGGAGCGTGACATAGGAGAAAATGCGGGAGATTATGAAATCAACGTCCACCCAATCAGTGATCCAAATTATACTTTCACAACCCATAAGGCAATCTTTAGGATTCACAAACAAACGACGCCTTTAGTCCTTGAAGCACCTAATCTATCAAAAATCTATGGAGATCCTGATCCGACTCAAACCGAACTAATAAAAGGTGTCACGGGTAAAAATCTTTCATTACGGGATACCTTTGAAGCACTGAAATTGAGTGTAAGTCGTGAGCCAGGAGAAGGGGCGAATGTTTATAAAACAACCGTGAATTTTGATCCAATTGTGTATGAAAATTATGCGAGTGTTGAAGTTGTAGATGGGACACTCACAATTGATAAACGGAACATAACATTACATGTGGACAATCTCCCTCAAGGCGATACGGTATTGTATCAAGACAGCATATTACCGCCACTACGTGCAAGACTTGATCAAAACACACCTCTGGCATTCAATGATGAAGCCTTAAATTATGAAGTTTATCTTGTAGACTATGAGGGTTCATTTGACAAGATGACCTATGATATCAGTTGTCGGTTTGATCCTGAGGATTTAGTGAATCGAAATTATAATATTAAGGTGGTGAAGGGAACCTTAACCTTGCGTGAAAAACCTGTCGTTCCATCACCCCCTGAATCTTCAAAGGATCGTGAAGTTGGTCCAGAGAAAGTAAAACCACCTGTCCCAAATGTTCCAGAAACAGGTGAAGAAACAAACCAATCATCCAGCGAAAAAACTCCTGATTCTAAATCATATGAAACAACAAAAGAGCCGGATGTTCAAAAAGATGCTATAAGTCCTCCGGTGAATAAAGAGGCAGTGATTGAACACGGTAACAAAGGGGTAGTGATTGAACACGGTAACAAAGGGGAAGTGGTTGAACAAGGTAACAAAGATGCAGTGGTTGAACCTGGTAAAAAAGAAGAAGTGGTTGAACCTAGTAAAAAAGAGAATACGGTTCCCGTTGATCGTACCAGTGACCTCAATTTTACACAAAATACGACATGGTCGCTTGTGAATTTAGCGGTCGCACTGTGTACTTTTATCTCAGCATGTCTTCTTGCACTAGGACTCATTAAACAAACAAAACTTAAGGGTGAATTGAGTGATGAAGACTCACCTACTATGTATTGGACCCATGTCCGTACCTGGCAAATCTTATCAGTACTTGGTGGACTGAGTGCTGGAATTCTTTTTATCATCACACAAGATATGGTGGGTAAGATGGTATTGAGTGATCGATGGACCCCTTATATGGTAGCCTTATTGGGAATTCAAGGCGTATGTGGTTTAATTGGGTATCTAAAAAAGAAACGCGCACACGATTTGAATAACGAGAAATAA
- a CDS encoding EAL domain-containing protein gives MLQQTNSTPHTTVSVFLITNFRRMQLLNTHETLIDNLKRFVDILKTHSESEEIYRYQDDVFFMLSHNRNEDAVLKSIQDVINDVDFNFELRTTYITDILEVDSVDTLFESYKVTTMQLKEASDTSQIIVTEDIHQELIRRQVIERDLRLLSVQGFSNQLFVVFQPQIDVDSHEIVGFEALTRWIHPEYGFIPPPLIFEIAENSDYYNALTRWILTQALEFIQKLNREGYSKPIVSINAPNEYVLHPDCIHNVTTLLEFYKVSPQQLGFEITESTFDDTIDLLKLRVAELNELGITTYIDDYGRGYSSMLRLRELDINVLKIDKTFIDDINKDERFLNSIITMANELGLDIVAEGAETEHQVSWLKNKSCNVIQGYYFSKPLNFDDAIDFMKHYPDE, from the coding sequence ATGCTCCAACAAACCAATAGCACCCCCCATACGACTGTTTCAGTTTTCTTGATCACCAACTTCCGTCGGATGCAACTTCTCAATACACATGAGACGCTGATTGATAACCTAAAACGATTTGTTGATATCTTGAAGACACATTCTGAGAGTGAAGAAATCTACCGTTATCAAGATGATGTATTCTTCATGCTTTCACACAACCGAAATGAAGATGCAGTCTTGAAATCAATTCAAGATGTTATCAATGATGTTGACTTTAACTTTGAACTCAGAACAACTTATATTACCGATATTTTAGAAGTAGACAGTGTTGATACACTGTTTGAATCCTATAAAGTTACCACGATGCAACTCAAAGAAGCTTCGGATACATCACAAATTATCGTAACCGAAGATATCCATCAAGAACTCATACGACGTCAAGTGATTGAACGTGATTTACGATTGCTTTCAGTTCAAGGATTCTCAAATCAATTATTTGTTGTATTCCAACCACAAATTGATGTAGACTCCCATGAGATTGTAGGATTTGAAGCTCTCACACGCTGGATTCATCCTGAGTATGGCTTTATCCCACCCCCACTCATTTTCGAGATTGCAGAAAACTCCGACTACTATAACGCATTAACACGTTGGATTCTAACACAAGCCCTTGAGTTTATTCAGAAACTAAATCGAGAAGGTTATTCCAAACCCATTGTGTCAATCAATGCACCCAATGAATACGTCTTACATCCCGATTGTATTCACAATGTCACAACACTGTTGGAATTTTATAAAGTATCGCCTCAGCAACTTGGTTTTGAGATTACTGAATCTACATTTGACGATACAATTGATTTGCTTAAATTACGTGTTGCTGAACTCAATGAGTTAGGGATCACAACATACATCGACGATTATGGTCGAGGCTATTCATCCATGTTACGCCTTCGCGAACTGGATATCAATGTTCTCAAAATAGACAAAACATTTATCGACGACATTAATAAGGATGAGCGTTTCCTAAACAGTATCATTACCATGGCAAATGAGTTAGGACTTGACATTGTTGCGGAAGGTGCCGAAACTGAACACCAAGTAAGTTGGCTTAAAAATAAGAGCTGTAATGTTATCCAAGGGTATTACTTCAGTAAGCCACTTAATTTTGATGATGCAATCGACTTTATGAAGCACTATCCAGACGAATAA
- a CDS encoding MSCRAMM family protein: MKKRFTTMLFRGLLCFMMVLTSIPFINPLDVDASSVSSKIDYMNIHYTMGSYKGQLGRIYVDKLLAVCIEPSTEFIGGDYAKHPINNSGLSETKLKKIRLIDYYGKQMNMAEDDHVYATVQLYIWEVISERIVSSINGDLSLIHYESIKEQINRSITRHDMMPSFHNKTFEVEENTTFELLDTNAVLSQFVVTSSNPEVATLTQSGNKLIIKTHKEGTFELKGQKIDAKDVGDSFSYLKPGLQTLATLKLDDPLNLFVSFTSTTSNESFELTKLDDQGNVVEGAVFDIGGIKYTTNKNGKILISDLKPQTLTYQETFVPDPLIVDHKTYEVSIEKGKTALVSVENKTATGKITLKKTTEDGNGVEGVRFGIYRNQIEIMQVITNSKGEAQSSALPLGEYEVIELSVPDYLILDQTPRKAVLSYKDQDTPIVYAHIDITNLYRPVATISTSRIRIDTQKAEDGLLVEAWFSKTMHYHDAVNDFKETTVRVEVVNQTYQSIVYSQEYTVLSLPDFDVYQLPSHIQGIDESHHYEVRLSTQESHKVTLEHPSINTLGVTASQQSMFENSQDTPTLYVEGIVRTERYQGQSMLMYFERFEITVPQMDALIAGRGFAYDVTTSYSNDLNKTTQVSLTLMAHNELVDGDWYARTASMAMIPLENKGTMHQVPRVYAYKDISGALINETTYQTLTQQQKEQYRDGGHQILTPLWSSDLGIYHLKLVSDPIGVHEITVTFSDQIELYAYLFGWENDEGPSPTIKSDQVLVSPIYSADANQNGTLDVWEDTPMPDNWGITQKDGSRTLSIAEKQFLDLNN, encoded by the coding sequence ATGAAGAAACGATTCACAACAATGTTATTTCGAGGGCTACTGTGTTTCATGATGGTGCTAACAAGTATCCCCTTTATTAATCCTCTAGATGTGGATGCCAGTTCGGTATCATCAAAAATCGATTACATGAACATCCACTATACGATGGGCTCATATAAGGGTCAACTGGGTCGCATCTATGTTGATAAACTTTTAGCTGTATGTATTGAACCAAGTACAGAGTTTATTGGGGGCGATTATGCGAAACACCCCATTAACAACAGTGGATTAAGTGAAACAAAACTAAAGAAGATTCGTCTGATTGATTACTATGGTAAACAGATGAACATGGCGGAGGATGACCATGTCTATGCAACCGTACAATTGTATATTTGGGAAGTGATATCAGAGCGCATTGTATCGTCAATTAATGGAGACTTATCACTGATACACTATGAATCAATTAAAGAGCAAATCAATCGAAGCATTACGCGTCATGATATGATGCCTTCATTTCATAACAAAACATTCGAAGTTGAAGAAAACACGACCTTTGAACTGTTGGATACAAACGCTGTGTTAAGTCAATTTGTTGTTACTTCGTCAAATCCAGAGGTTGCAACCCTGACGCAAAGCGGGAATAAGCTCATCATCAAGACACATAAAGAAGGAACCTTTGAACTAAAGGGGCAAAAAATCGATGCCAAGGATGTCGGTGACAGCTTTTCCTATTTAAAACCAGGACTTCAAACCTTAGCAACCCTAAAGTTGGATGATCCACTCAACCTTTTTGTATCCTTCACATCAACCACATCAAATGAATCCTTTGAGTTAACAAAACTGGATGATCAAGGAAATGTTGTGGAAGGGGCAGTGTTTGACATTGGGGGAATTAAATATACCACCAACAAAAACGGTAAAATTCTAATATCAGATCTCAAACCCCAGACCTTAACCTATCAAGAAACCTTTGTACCCGATCCTTTAATCGTGGATCATAAAACCTACGAAGTGAGCATTGAAAAAGGAAAGACAGCCCTTGTTTCTGTGGAAAATAAGACCGCAACTGGAAAAATCACGCTGAAAAAAACCACTGAAGATGGAAACGGTGTTGAAGGGGTACGCTTTGGAATTTATCGCAATCAAATTGAAATCATGCAAGTAATTACAAATTCAAAAGGAGAAGCACAAAGCAGTGCTTTACCATTGGGTGAGTATGAAGTGATTGAATTAAGTGTTCCTGATTATCTCATCCTCGATCAAACACCACGAAAAGCAGTGCTTTCCTATAAAGACCAAGACACGCCCATTGTGTATGCGCACATCGATATCACCAATTTGTATCGACCGGTCGCAACAATCAGCACCTCACGCATTCGTATCGATACTCAAAAGGCTGAGGATGGTTTGCTTGTTGAAGCTTGGTTTTCAAAAACCATGCATTATCACGATGCAGTCAATGACTTTAAAGAAACCACTGTACGGGTAGAAGTGGTGAATCAGACTTATCAATCCATAGTTTATTCCCAAGAGTACACGGTGCTAAGTTTACCTGATTTTGATGTTTATCAGCTTCCATCTCACATTCAAGGCATTGATGAATCGCATCACTATGAAGTGAGATTGTCGACTCAAGAAAGTCATAAAGTAACCCTTGAACACCCATCCATCAATACCTTAGGGGTTACTGCATCCCAACAATCCATGTTTGAAAACAGCCAAGATACCCCGACACTGTATGTTGAAGGGATTGTTCGTACAGAACGCTATCAAGGGCAAAGCATGCTGATGTATTTTGAGCGCTTTGAAATAACAGTTCCCCAAATGGATGCATTGATTGCAGGACGGGGATTTGCTTATGATGTCACAACATCGTATTCCAATGACCTAAACAAAACAACACAGGTTAGCCTTACCCTCATGGCGCATAATGAACTGGTGGATGGGGATTGGTATGCGCGCACGGCTTCGATGGCGATGATTCCTTTAGAAAATAAAGGAACAATGCATCAGGTACCGCGTGTGTATGCCTATAAAGATATCAGTGGCGCACTTATTAATGAAACGACGTATCAAACCCTGACACAACAACAAAAAGAACAATACCGGGATGGGGGTCATCAAATCTTGACACCCCTGTGGTCTTCTGACTTGGGAATTTATCATCTGAAACTTGTATCAGATCCAATTGGGGTTCATGAAATTACAGTTACCTTTAGTGATCAAATCGAATTGTATGCGTATCTGTTTGGGTGGGAAAATGATGAAGGCCCTTCACCAACAATCAAATCAGACCAAGTGTTGGTATCTCCAATATACAGTGCTGATGCGAATCAAAATGGCACCCTTGATGTATGGGAAGACACACCGATGCCAGACAATTGGGGGATCACGCAAAAGGATGGATCAAGGACCTTATCCATCGCCGAGAAACAGTTTTTAGACCTTAACAATTAA